From the genome of Rhipicephalus sanguineus isolate Rsan-2018 unplaced genomic scaffold, BIME_Rsan_1.4 Seq3713, whole genome shotgun sequence, one region includes:
- the LOC119377157 gene encoding uncharacterized protein LOC119377157 — protein MGQSTVVACFAEAQAEPVKVMRGLKQGCPLSPLLYMLYTASLERMLLEDGGGFSLAHSYGGTPVPWRLPGLVYADDVVLMADNVGDLQHFVSLSANHLSKLGLRFNAKESAVLVFAGTDTSAVVSLPEGGQIPWRDEYRYLGVQLSTSSHVLDIHEENIRQTSRKAANVLRKRSLWGCNRFLLVREMWKCVHVPCLSFANAVLTFQSGTRQWLERGQREVGRLALGCHGRCHRGHSWRRGVVVV, from the coding sequence ATGGGTCAGTCTACGGTGGTTGCGTGCTTTGCCGAAGCTCAAGCTGAACCAGTGAAGGTGATGCGAGGTCTCAAACAGGGATGCCCGTTGTCGCCGCTGCTGTATATGCTGTATACAGCCAGcctggagaggatgctgctggaAGATGGAGGTGGATTCTCGCTAGCTCACTCCTATGGCGGAACACCCGTACCCTGGAGGCTGCCGGGCTTGGTATATGCCGACGATGTTGTTCTAATGGCTGACAATGTGGGAGACTTGCAGCATTTCGTCTCACTATCGGCAAATCACCTGAGCAAACTCGGATTGCGCTTCAACGCCAAGGAATCAGCGGTGCTGGTGTTCGCAGGCACGGACACATCTGCGGTGGTGTCGCTGCCGGAGGGTGGGCAGATTCCGTGGAGAGATGAGTACAGGTACCTCGGTGTTCAACTGAGCACATCGAGCCATGTCCTAGACATCCACGAGGAAAACATCCGTCAGACATCACGCAAAGCAGCGAACGTGTTGCGCAAGCGAAGTCTCTGGGGCTGCAACCGCTTCCTGCTGGtccgagaaatgtggaagtgtgtgCACGTCCCATGCCTCTCGTTTGCCAATGCTGTGCTGACCTTCCAGTCAGGAACTAGACAGTGGCTGGAGCGAGGGCAGCGAGAGGTTGGTCGACTGGCGTTGGGCTGCCACGGACGTTGCCATAGAGGCCATTCATGGAGACGTGGGGTGGTCGTCGTATGA